From Cyanobacteria bacterium GSL.Bin1, the proteins below share one genomic window:
- a CDS encoding type II toxin-antitoxin system HicB family antitoxin, which translates to MNYTIEIEQEEDGRIIAEVIELPGVLAYGKTKEEAVHKVQALALYVIADRLEHEEETSQLLNLSFVAA; encoded by the coding sequence ATGAATTACACTATTGAAATTGAACAAGAAGAAGATGGAAGAATTATTGCAGAAGTCATTGAGTTACCGGGTGTATTAGCTTACGGAAAAACAAAAGAAGAAGCAGTTCATAAAGTACAGGCTCTAGCTTTGTATGTTATTGCAGATCGATTAGAACATGAGGAAGAAACTTCGCAACTATTAAATCTTTCTTTTGTTGCAGCATGA